The sequence TCGAAGCGGGTTGCGAGCTGGCCAACCGAAGCGTCGATGAGGGGCGGAACGACGATCTCCAGGACGGGGAGGTCCAGGGCGCTCAGGACCTCCTGTCGAATGATCAGGCCCTCGGTCGCGCAATGAGACGCGCCGGGGATAGCTGAAACGATGACGCCTTCGGCGCCGTATTTCCGGGCCTCCTCGATCACGATTCTGGCCCGATATCCGGCCGTCCCGATCATAGGATCGCGGAGGGCCGTTTCGGCCAGGGCGACAAGAGGCGGGCGGTCTTCAGGGATCGGAACCAGGGCGTGCCGGAGGAGATACTCGGTCCCGGCGAGCGCCCCACCCATATCCTCGAACATGTTCATCGCCCTGAGGTCAGCGACTGGATTGACCCAGACGACCCGGCAGGAATCGGCCCGAAGGACGCCGTCCCCGGCGGCGACACGTTTTTCGACCGTCCGAAGCACCTCCTCGAGGACCCGGATGCACTCATCCTGATCCGAACAGAAATGGATCGTGAGCATCTCGCAAATCTGGGTCTCCAGGGCGGGAAACGGCGGCGGGATCACCCCGTAGCTCAAGTCGCGGATCCGGGCGAGGAGACCGCGGGCGCAGTTGGCTTTCAGGATTCCCTCCGAAAGCATGTCATCCGTGATGGGCCGGCCGGCGAGGTCGCCGACGGCCCGGCGGACGAGATCGAGCTGGCCGGCGACGAATCGGATCGCATCGGGCGAAGCCTCATCTGTTCTTCGGTAGGGGAGCTCCCACCAGACTATCGGGCTTCCCAGGTCGGCCAGGCGCTGCATCAAACAGGACATGTCATCGCACGTGGCACCGACAGCGGCGACGAGAAGGTCCGGGATGGGAAAATGGGCTCTGTTGAGAAAGGCGGCCAGGGTCGCGCGCACCGGGCAGACCTCCTCGCCATACCCGGCCGCGTCTGCGATTCGGAGGAGCCCTTCGTTCATCTCCATGACGCAAGGGATCCACCATGCTCCGTCGGGGTAGAACGCGACGACGCCGGGGGCCGAATATGCGATGACCGGAGCGGTCCCGAGGTCCTTCATAGCTCCGACGATTTTCTTTCCCGCCCGGCGCGCAGCGGCGAGGCGGTCATTCTCGGAAAGAAGGAATGACCAGAGCCGATAAGCGGCCCGGGAGTTGTCGAAGCTCAAGCTTCGCAGCCGGGAATCGCCCTCAAGCTCCACGAAACACCGCGGCGTCTTGAGGTAGCCTGGTGTTTCAATCGGGCTGCTCGATGCCGCTTCTGCTTCGCAGCTCTCCGCCGTGATTCCGCGGAACGCGGCGTTCCAGGCCTCGAAATCGACCTTGGCGGGGAGCGGATCGGCAGGTCTCATTGCAGCCCCTCCGCGAAGGCTTCCACCCGCATCCGGATGCGGACGGAATCGATGTCGCCATAGCTCACATCCAAGGCCAGAAAGGGGAGGCCGAGGATCCGCATGGCTCGCGGCGCCTCGAGGCCGTGAATGTCGCACCCTCTGACCGACTTCCAGACCACCCCCCGAACCCCCCGGCTCGCAGCGAGCCGAGCCGTGTATCCGTAGAATTCGTCATTCGGCCGGACGAACGGACAGGGGGGCCGCCGGAAATATGTCCGGGCGAGAATCTCGAGCGGATGGCAGCCGGCGTCGAGGACGGCCGTGAAATCGACCGCCCGGTCGCCGGTGCAGGTCGCGTCGGCGACGACCGAGAGACCTGCGTCTTCGAGGAGTTCGAGCCAGCGAAGGTCGGCTGGCGTATGTGGACTGCCCGCGACCAGGATGGGAATTCCGGCGCTCCGGCTCACACCGAAAGCCCAGCCGTCCAAGATCGCCCGCGTTTCCTCCTGTGGAAGGCCGGCGTCAAGCTGGACGAGGGCTGCGAAGTCGGGCCCGGCGAGCGTCGGCCGGAATTTCCGCATCCGCTCTCGGATGCCGTCGCGAATGACAATCGCGCGAAGAAGGGACGCGGGATCAAGGGCCCTTCCCGTGCGCCGGGTGAGCTCACCCGCGAGCCACTCGAGCTCGCCGAGATACAGGGCCTCGGCTTCGGCTGTCCTCGTTTTGGGGATATGAATGACGATGGCCGCCGCCCCGGAATGCCGGCCGGCGATCTCGATCATCCGCCGCATCTGGTCGCAGGTCGCGCCCCCTACCCAAACCGCTCCGGCTTCTTCCGAGCCCAGCGCGGATTTGCACCAGGCGCACGCCCCAGGCCCTGACCGTGCCTCGCCCCTCGATTCGGACACGACCGTCCCGGGAGGCAAGAGCCGAGGCGCATTTAGTCCGAAGGCTTCGAAGAGTTCCCGAGGGACGCAGCTGCAGGTCGTCTTGAAGGCGCCGGCCGGGCGGACCAACGCCTCGGCGGCCGCGGCCCTCAAGCTCGTTTGTGAGTCGGGTGTCATGTCTCTCGGGGCACCTGATCCGCGCGGCCGGGCCAGCCGCGAACCCTATTTCCTGACTCCGATGAACCGGCCGCGGGCAATCTTGCCGGCGTGGACATTGGCCTGCATGTCGGACATCTCCACCCCCAGGCCCTGGAAAACGGCGATATCCCCGCCCAGGATACGGAGGGCGTCGAAGGTCAACTGCTCGGTGAGCATGGCGAGGTAGAGGTCGACGTACTTCGCGAACGGGATCTCCACGGACTCCTTCACTGCGAACCCGTGTTTTTCTAAAAGCGTCCGATAGCCCGGGATCGACTCCATAGCCGGGAACTTCATGAAGGAGTTGAACCGGAGGGCCTCCGCCTCGGTCAACCCGGCCGGCCCCTCGACCCAATCTGTGAACGCGACGACGCCCCCCTTCTTCAGGAGCCGGTCCGCTTCACCGACGAGCCTGTCCTTGTCTGCCACGTAACACCAGGCGTCTTCGCCCCAGACGAAGTCGAAGGCTGCGTCCGGGTACGGCACGGCCTGGACGTCTCCGAGTTTGAATTCGATCCCCCATTCGGCAAAGGGCGCCCGTTTCCTGGCTTCCTCAATCATGTAGGGCGTGGCGTCCACGCCGCACATGACGGCCTCGAAATTCCTGGCCAGGAACCGGCAGCCGGCGCCCAGGGCGCAACACAGGTCAACGCCGCGCATCCCTGCCTTGATCCCCGCCTTTTGGGCGAGCTCCGTCGACGAGGCGAAGCCCCCGGCATGGATCTGTTCCCCCATGACGAGTTCCCAGAGCCGGCCTTCAGGGCCGGAATAGACGCCCTGGACGTCCTCGAGCTTGATTCCGGATTGTCTCATCTAACCTCTCATTGGGAGAACTTTCCAGACAGGTCGACTGCCAGAAAGAGCGGCGATCTCAGGCGGGCACGATATACTCCCGGTGAAGGGATCGATCCGATCCCTCGAGGGGTGCTCGGAGCCTTTGCGTGATCATGTCCTCACCGCATCATGGTCGCGAATTCGATAGCAACGATCTTATCTCCAGGAGGAGTTGATGTCAAATGAGAGGGGCTGACCTCTGCGATTCAGACACTGGACGCAATCCTGGCGGCGATGCATCTTCACGAAAGTTGGAACCGCACTCGTTCGACAGTCACATTGTCGACTTGGTTGCGGCCCGCACTCGGATTTTTCGCCGCTGGGTCGGCCTGGACAGCTGTATCTGCCTTCATTATGTGGGGCTGTCGGGATGGGAGTGCTTGCCGATCAATCTCGACATCGTCGAAGAGGCATACTCCTTGCCGGAGCCGTTCCACGCTGACCCGGTGGACCGACTCCTGGTCGCGACCGCACGCATACATGGTCTGCATCTGATCACCGGCGACGAGAAGAAACTTCTCTATCCGCACGTCCACACAATATGGTGAACGCCGGCCACAAGGCTGACAGCGGGAGAGCCGCTCCATGTGTTCCGTACCGGCAAGAATGGAGGTTGAAGCAAGTATGACGGCATGACGGAACTCTGCCGTGCCCCATCCAGGCGGCGGGGACCATCCACATGCCGGCGGTGCGGATGATGCCCCACCTCCAAAATCGACGCTACTTCTTGATGCTGGCCGGCCCCTTCGATGAGTTGTAATTCGGATACGGCGGCCGGTGCGGCACCGGCGCCGGATGATCTTTCATCTGTTGGATCGCGATCGCCACCGCGCGCTCCAGTTGCGGGTCGTGCCCGTCGTGTATCGCCTTCGGATCCAGTTCCGCTTCCACGTCGGGTGCCACGCCTTTGTTCTCCACGTCCCACTGACCTTCCGGATTGAAGAACCCAAAGCTCGGCGCGGTCACGCTGCCGCCGTCCATCAACGGCGGGTAGGACCCGACTCCCACCAATCCTCCCCAGGTGCGTTTGCCTACCAGCGTGCCGATCTTGTTGTAGTGAAACATCCAGGGCATGCAGTCCCCGCCCGAACCGGCGAATTCATTGATGATCATCACCTTCGGTCCGAAGATGGCGGCAGCCGGCGTGCGATAAATGGCGCCGTAGCGCGGGCTCCAGAACCCTTGCAACGGCCTGCTCAACACGTCGATCACGTAATCGGCAACCTGGCCGCCGCTGTTGAAGCGCTCGTCGATGATCGCGCCCTCTTTGTCCGACTGCGCGAAGTAGTAGCGCGTGAAACTGGTCAACCCGCCCTGGCCCGTATCGGGCATGTAGACGTACGCCAGTTTTCCGCCGCTCAGCTCATCCACTTTGCGCCGGTTGCCTTCGATCCAGGCCTGTGTGCGCAATTGCGACTCGCTGGCGGTGGGGATCACGGTAATCTCGTGCGCATTCGCGCCGGTTGCGTCCGAGCCGATGCGCAGGATCACGCGCTTGCCGGCCGTGTTCTCCAGCAGCCGGGATACGTCGTCCTTGGCAGTGAGGTCTGTGCCGTTGACCGAGAGCAGGTAATCGCCCACGTTCACATTCAGTCCCGGCGCCGCCAAAGGCGCCTGCAACTGCGGATTCCAGCTCTCTCCGGTGAAGATCCGCTTGAAACGGTAGCGGCCATTGGCGATTTCGTAGTCCACGCCCAACAGGCCGCCGGATACGCTTCTGGCGGAAGGAATGTTGCCGCCGCCGCCGCGCAGATGTCCCACCGTAATGTCGCTGATCATGTCGTGGATGATGTAGTTGAGGTCCGTGCGCGAGCCCAGTGCATCCAGATACTTCTCGTATTCTTTCTCGGCCTCCACCACGTTCAGGCCGTGGAGGTTCGGATCGTAAAAGTAGCTGCGCTCGATGCGCCACACTTCGTGATACATCTGCTTCCACTCGGAGATCGGGTCTACGTAGACTTCCACATCGCTCAGACGCAACGAACCCTCACCGGGCCTGACCGGAGCGGACGAAGACACGATTACGTACTGCGGGCCTGCAGCGGCGCCTTGTCCGCCGCGCCCCCCACCACCGCCACCACCTCCCAAGCGTAGCAGCATCCTATCGCCATTTGCCGAGAGGTCGAACGAGGCGACTCCGTCGGCGAGCTTCTCGATCCGCCGGGCTTTCAAGTCGTACCGCGAAAGGGTCGACCCTCCACCGCCGCCGGCGCCGCGACCGGCGCCTTCCATGATGTAACAGATCCCGGCCCGCCCGGCGGTCAGCGAAGAGTACGAGCGCGCCGGGATGGAAAGCGTGATGGTGCGCTGCTGGATCCGGTCGAAATCGATGCGCACGGGCCTGGGTGGCGTGATGGCCGCGGCGGCGCCGCCGCCCCGGCCGCCGCGGCCGGCGCCGGTTCCCGCTTCCGGGGCCGCGCCGGGCTCTACCGCCTTTTCCTCATCGCTCTCGGGTGCCAGCGGCGATGCTACGTTGTTTGCCAGCACAATCAGGTAGACGCTGCTGGTCACGTCGTGTTCATCGCTGGTCATGTCCAGCCCGCTTTGTGTCGGGCCATAGTTCGTGCTGGCCGTGAAATAGAGGTACTGTCCGTCACGGTCGAACGCCGGATGGCGCGCATCGCTCATGCCGTCGGTCACCTGCCGGCTCGTCCCGCTCTCCAGCGAGTAGATCGTGATCGCGTGATGCCGGTTGGGCAGCGACTTGGCGTACGCGATCCACTTGGAATCGCCCGACCATGCGAAATCCATGCCGCCTTCGCTGATGGTATCCGTATCCACGGTGGCCACCTTACCCGATGCAACCTCGACATCCCACAGGTGCAGTTGGTTGTCGTTGAATGCGATGTGCTTGCTGTCGGGCGACCACTTCGGATTTGAGTAGTAAGCGGAATGGCCCGCCAGCGCGATCTTGCGCGTCTCGCCTTCGCCCGTCTGCGGCTTGATGTGCAGCGCGTACTCACCCGACTCGTCGGAGAAGTAGGCAACCGACATTCCATCCGGCGACCATGAAGGCGCCCGATCCATCACCCCCGGCGAGTCGGTGAGGTTGCGGATGTCGCCCTTGTCCGCCGGGATCGTAAGGATCTCACCGTGGGCCTCGAGCACCGCGCGGACGCCGGTGGCGGAGATCCGGACATCGCGAATCTCGCGCGCCACGTTCTGAAAATGGGGCCGCACCTCGGTCAGATCCGCCGCCATTTCGATCGGTACCTGGTGTTCCTTTTGCGTGGCGAGGTCATAAATGTGGATCTGTCCGAACTGCTCGTAGACGATCCCGCCCGGACCTGCCGTGGCGTACTGAATGTCCTTCCATGTGTTCTTGATCAGCTCATCGACCTTCTTGCTCTGCGGATCATAACGGAACAGCGTTACCGGGCCGTTGCGGTCGGAGAGGAAGTAAACCTTGTCGCCTATCCACATCGGACTGAAGTCGTTCGAGTCCGTGCGCGGGATCTTTTCGGTCTTCAGGTCCGCGAAATCAACTATCCAGATGTAACTGGCGCGGCCCCCCCGATACCGTCTCCATGAAACGAAGTTGTTGGTATCGGTAGCGAATTGCCCGCCATCGAGCGGTTGATACACCATCCGCTTCATGTCCGGCGAATACGATCCTGCATAGGCCATCGGCAACGGCAGCGTTTGAGGCATGCCGCCCTCCGGCGAGACCGTGAAGAGCTGGGTGTAGCGCGAGTAGCTCTCGCGGCTGGAGCGGAACAGGATCTGCGTCCCGTCCGGTGTCCAGCCTTCAAGGTAATCGGCGCCCGGATGGTAGGTGATGCGCTTGGGCACCCCGCCCGTCGCCGGCACTGTGAAAATGTCGGTGTTACCGTCGTACTCGCCCGAGAACGCGATGTTGTTCCCGTCCGGAGAGAATTGGGCAGCGCTCTCCTGCCCTGATCCGACGGTGAGCCGCGTGGCCATGCCGCCCTGGCGGCTCACGGTCCACAAATCACCTGCGTAAGAGAATACGATTTGGGTCTTGTTCATGGCGGGCTTCTGCAGCAGGTGTATGGTCCCCGGTGCGCCGAACGCCCATATCGCTGCAGTCAAAAGCGCAAACAGAATTCGATATTTCATGCTCTACCTCCGGCTTTTCCGTGTAGTCAAAAGCTAAAGTAACCGGCTATGCTGTTGAAATCTTGGGGCGAGAATAGCATGAGTCAGGACAAATCGTCTGCGGAATTCTCCCGGAGGACCCATGGAACGGCTGGTGGTCGCGGAATCGACGTCTTAGTGGGTTGTAACAGGTAGTGCCACGAGGAAGCGATCGGCTCCGGTTCCCATTTGGCCGGACATAGCAGGCCGATGAGCTTCCAGGGGCAAGAAAAGGAAGAATCCATCCCCGATGTTATAGGCTGCCGGCTCGTGTGAGACCCTGTGAAACCATTGCTTGTAACCGGCATGTGCGGCCAATGTCATTCCGATCGAAAGCCCAAAATGCAGGGCACGCCGTCCATAAACTTGCCATGGTCGCGCCGAGGCAGCGGTGCCCGTCCATCGGCAGAAAAGGGGAAGCACTGCCATGGATGCCAAGAGGATTGGGAGAAATGAAATTCTGAGCGTAACAATCACCGTGGAAAGAACGGCAAGGAGGAAAAGCACCAACACCCTGGGGTGCCGCAAATAGAGGATGCCGGCCAGGACGAAGGCGGCGAATGCCGTCAGAGACAGACATTCGGTCAACATCATCCGTTCGTGCAGCAGGGCAATTGGCTCGAACGCGTATGCCAGCCCGGCGCCTGCAGCGATCCAGAATTTTGCGAATCGCCTCAGCCGGATGGATCGCTGCAAGAATCCTCATGGGGGCGTTGCATCGGCAACTCTTCAGGAATGCCGGCCGTCGTGCTGGGGACGCAACGTCTCGAATCCCGGCTCCCGAATGTGGGCGAGCTGCCGGAGAAGGAGCCGGGATTTTTCTACCAGGGCACTGGTTATTTACGCGCTCTGGGTGGAGCCTCCACTTTTACGATAGGTTGTATTTTATGCTGCGCTGTCTTGTTGAGCTCTTCGGTGATGCCAAGAAGAAGGACCCTTCCCATCACAGCGTGAATGTCTGCCTTGTATGAGATTGAATCCGCCCCGAGGTACTTGTCCAAAGCGGTATTGAAGTCTGGAGACTCGTTGATGAATTTCCGCAGGAGATAGCACCCGGCTTCAATGTTCCGATCTGGATCGAAAATGTCCGAGGGCTCCTGGAAGATTCCTTCCTGGAGCAATAACTGCTGATTCGCCTCCGGATTGATCTGCATCAACCCCTTTGCATCTTTCTTGCTTATCGCAAACGGATAGAACTGCGATTCAGTTGCCACAACTGCAAGCACCAGAATTGGAGACAGATCGTACTTTTCCGAATACTTGATTGCAGACTGTACGATCTCCCGGGATAATCGCGGATACATCCGTTGACTGTTCTGGGTCACAAATTTCTGAAATACCTCGACGCTCAAAGTGCTGTGCCGCGAGACACCCGTTGCTTCGAGAGGAACCGGAGGAACAACTGCAGCCTGAATTACCTGGGGGGTTGGCGTTAACACTCGCCATCCCAGGATCGATGAGAGCACGAGGAGGGTTCCCAATGCATATTTGAAAGTCTTGGCACTGGCGCCAAAATTCAGATTGTTCCTCAGGATTCTCGGAGTTGCTCTGGATTTTTGGACGTTCTCCATATTGCCTCCCATAATGTCTAATGCTGATGGCATGCGCCTTCTTCGCTCCCATCTACTGACCGCTGAAGTTCATTCTCTATCCGGGATTGTTCCTGGAGAAACATCCGTGAGCATGGTGCCAGCATCGGACCCTTCCCGAACAGGAAGCCAACTGAACTCTGCCCCAATAGTAACCCGGCGATGTCCTTCGCACATCGGCCCCCATTGCCGATTTCGTGGCCCAAAACAGCCTGTTGCGCCGGCCTCTCTATAGCCAAAACTTGCTATTGTCCTGGTCGATGAATTGTCCCTTTGAACACCTATGTTCTTGACCAGCCAGTGAATCCCCTTTATCGGACATTGACCATCATCGGGCCATTGACCAGCGCAACCCCGTGTGTCCGGAGGAAGAGCTACCTGCTTCTGCACCACGCCACCCGCGCAAGACCAGCAAGGCCAGTGCCGAACGAATTCACGCCCTTGATACGATCGAAGAGACAGTCGGGGGAGGAAGCCCAAGCGATGAGGTCCGCTCGATCCCACCTGAAATTGTCTGACAGCGCCGGGCTCCATCCGCCGATATGTACACTGAGGCGAAGGTCCATGAAAAACCAGGCGGTCAAACCTGCAGCATCGGAAGTACGAATAGTGCTTATCAATCAACTGGAACTCTTCCGAGCCGGCATCCGTTCGCTGCTCCAATCCAGGGAGGGATTCAAGGTCGTCGGCGAGGCGGCGGGCGAGAGCGACGGCATCGAAATCGTCAAACGCGAGCAGCCGGACGTTACGCTGCTCGGGACGGATGTGAATGAAGGGAATGGGCTGGAGCTGCTACCCAGAATTTTTGCGGCCGCGGAAGCCACCCGGGTCCTGATCCTGAGCGACTCAGCAGACCCCGAGCTGCAAAAGAAGGCGATCCGCCTCGGAGCCATCGGCGTGGTTTCAAAAAACAAGCCCGCGAACGTCCTGATCAAAGCCATCGAGAGGGTTCACGCCGGCGAAGCATGGGTTGACCGCTCCACTATCGCCACCGTCTTGGGCGACTTTTCCCCGGCAAACCGAACCAGAAAGCAGGACCCCAAAGAAGCCAAGATCGCCTCGATCACCACGCGCGAGCGAGAAGTAATCCGCCTGGTCGGAGAGGGATTGAACGCCCGGCAGATCGCTGAACGACTCTTCATCAGCGAAATCACCGTCCATCACCACCTGACGTCCATCTACTCAAAGCTCGAAGTGGCGGGCCGGCTCGAGTTGCTGATCTTCGCCTACCGCAACGGCCTTGCTGAAATTCCACGCTGATATTTTGGCGGTTTGTTGCCGATGTCGTAGCCTGCTCATCGGCCGTTGCTGCGGCGCTTTCGGCGTCCTCAGGGTCCTCTACATAATCCCACGCATGGTGAATGCAGCGGCAAACAGGTAAGTGCCGTCAGAAAGTTCCTGCACGCGAATCACGACACCCCGCGTGATAACTGTCGGCGCGTGGAAAGGCCTGGTGCCGGCACGCGCGAATTGAATGCTGAAACGAAGCCTGTCCCCTGTGCTCAAGATCCTTGGCGCAACGGCGCAGAGCCCGCCTCCGCTGATGTCCCTGGCAACCGTCTCGAATTCGAACCGATCGCCCTTTCCCTGCTCGCCCCGCACCGCGAGCGAGATTGGCTCATAGAGTCGCAGTGTCCGCCTTCCTTCGATCATCGCATTTGCCAATGGTCTGCTTCTTTCTCCGAAATAGTCGATGTTGTCCAGCCGCTGTTTTGGCCAAACCTCAGAAACTGCAAGACTGCTGATGACTCGCCCACTCAGAATTCAGCCGGACCGGCCGGTCTGCTTCAGATCGGGGTTATTGGCAGGGACCACACACGGAAATCGAATCAAGAACCTGGGCAATGCCCCTCATACGACTCTCCCACTGGCATGGAATCGCCGGTAGCCGCGCTCCTTGGAAAGGGAGTCGACGCGCTCACGTTCCCTCTTTGTCAAACGCTTCACCGAACCCGGAACACGCACGGGCGTATGACTCTCATAAAACACCGGAGCATAGCCAATACGCTTGAACCAATCTTCAATGACATC is a genomic window of Terriglobia bacterium containing:
- a CDS encoding 2-hydroxyacyl-CoA dehydratase family protein — protein: MRPADPLPAKVDFEAWNAAFRGITAESCEAEAASSSPIETPGYLKTPRCFVELEGDSRLRSLSFDNSRAAYRLWSFLLSENDRLAAARRAGKKIVGAMKDLGTAPVIAYSAPGVVAFYPDGAWWIPCVMEMNEGLLRIADAAGYGEEVCPVRATLAAFLNRAHFPIPDLLVAAVGATCDDMSCLMQRLADLGSPIVWWELPYRRTDEASPDAIRFVAGQLDLVRRAVGDLAGRPITDDMLSEGILKANCARGLLARIRDLSYGVIPPPFPALETQICEMLTIHFCSDQDECIRVLEEVLRTVEKRVAAGDGVLRADSCRVVWVNPVADLRAMNMFEDMGGALAGTEYLLRHALVPIPEDRPPLVALAETALRDPMIGTAGYRARIVIEEARKYGAEGVIVSAIPGASHCATEGLIIRQEVLSALDLPVLEIVVPPLIDASVGQLATRFEGFFDIIRSRRHRA
- a CDS encoding response regulator transcription factor; amino-acid sequence: MKNQAVKPAASEVRIVLINQLELFRAGIRSLLQSREGFKVVGEAAGESDGIEIVKREQPDVTLLGTDVNEGNGLELLPRIFAAAEATRVLILSDSADPELQKKAIRLGAIGVVSKNKPANVLIKAIERVHAGEAWVDRSTIATVLGDFSPANRTRKQDPKEAKIASITTREREVIRLVGEGLNARQIAERLFISEITVHHHLTSIYSKLEVAGRLELLIFAYRNGLAEIPR
- a CDS encoding PIN domain-containing protein → MRGADLCDSDTGRNPGGDASSRKLEPHSFDSHIVDLVAARTRIFRRWVGLDSCICLHYVGLSGWECLPINLDIVEEAYSLPEPFHADPVDRLLVATARIHGLHLITGDEKKLLYPHVHTIW
- a CDS encoding transglycosylase SLT domain-containing protein gives rise to the protein MENVQKSRATPRILRNNLNFGASAKTFKYALGTLLVLSSILGWRVLTPTPQVIQAAVVPPVPLEATGVSRHSTLSVEVFQKFVTQNSQRMYPRLSREIVQSAIKYSEKYDLSPILVLAVVATESQFYPFAISKKDAKGLMQINPEANQQLLLQEGIFQEPSDIFDPDRNIEAGCYLLRKFINESPDFNTALDKYLGADSISYKADIHAVMGRVLLLGITEELNKTAQHKIQPIVKVEAPPRARK
- a CDS encoding 2-hydroxyacyl-CoA dehydratase family protein yields the protein MTPDSQTSLRAAAAEALVRPAGAFKTTCSCVPRELFEAFGLNAPRLLPPGTVVSESRGEARSGPGACAWCKSALGSEEAGAVWVGGATCDQMRRMIEIAGRHSGAAAIVIHIPKTRTAEAEALYLGELEWLAGELTRRTGRALDPASLLRAIVIRDGIRERMRKFRPTLAGPDFAALVQLDAGLPQEETRAILDGWAFGVSRSAGIPILVAGSPHTPADLRWLELLEDAGLSVVADATCTGDRAVDFTAVLDAGCHPLEILARTYFRRPPCPFVRPNDEFYGYTARLAASRGVRGVVWKSVRGCDIHGLEAPRAMRILGLPFLALDVSYGDIDSVRIRMRVEAFAEGLQ
- a CDS encoding PDZ domain-containing protein, whose protein sequence is MKYRILFALLTAAIWAFGAPGTIHLLQKPAMNKTQIVFSYAGDLWTVSRQGGMATRLTVGSGQESAAQFSPDGNNIAFSGEYDGNTDIFTVPATGGVPKRITYHPGADYLEGWTPDGTQILFRSSRESYSRYTQLFTVSPEGGMPQTLPLPMAYAGSYSPDMKRMVYQPLDGGQFATDTNNFVSWRRYRGGRASYIWIVDFADLKTEKIPRTDSNDFSPMWIGDKVYFLSDRNGPVTLFRYDPQSKKVDELIKNTWKDIQYATAGPGGIVYEQFGQIHIYDLATQKEHQVPIEMAADLTEVRPHFQNVAREIRDVRISATGVRAVLEAHGEILTIPADKGDIRNLTDSPGVMDRAPSWSPDGMSVAYFSDESGEYALHIKPQTGEGETRKIALAGHSAYYSNPKWSPDSKHIAFNDNQLHLWDVEVASGKVATVDTDTISEGGMDFAWSGDSKWIAYAKSLPNRHHAITIYSLESGTSRQVTDGMSDARHPAFDRDGQYLYFTASTNYGPTQSGLDMTSDEHDVTSSVYLIVLANNVASPLAPESDEEKAVEPGAAPEAGTGAGRGGRGGGAAAAITPPRPVRIDFDRIQQRTITLSIPARSYSSLTAGRAGICYIMEGAGRGAGGGGGSTLSRYDLKARRIEKLADGVASFDLSANGDRMLLRLGGGGGGGGRGGQGAAAGPQYVIVSSSAPVRPGEGSLRLSDVEVYVDPISEWKQMYHEVWRIERSYFYDPNLHGLNVVEAEKEYEKYLDALGSRTDLNYIIHDMISDITVGHLRGGGGNIPSARSVSGGLLGVDYEIANGRYRFKRIFTGESWNPQLQAPLAAPGLNVNVGDYLLSVNGTDLTAKDDVSRLLENTAGKRVILRIGSDATGANAHEITVIPTASESQLRTQAWIEGNRRKVDELSGGKLAYVYMPDTGQGGLTSFTRYYFAQSDKEGAIIDERFNSGGQVADYVIDVLSRPLQGFWSPRYGAIYRTPAAAIFGPKVMIINEFAGSGGDCMPWMFHYNKIGTLVGKRTWGGLVGVGSYPPLMDGGSVTAPSFGFFNPEGQWDVENKGVAPDVEAELDPKAIHDGHDPQLERAVAIAIQQMKDHPAPVPHRPPYPNYNSSKGPASIKK
- a CDS encoding class I SAM-dependent methyltransferase, translating into MRQSGIKLEDVQGVYSGPEGRLWELVMGEQIHAGGFASSTELAQKAGIKAGMRGVDLCCALGAGCRFLARNFEAVMCGVDATPYMIEEARKRAPFAEWGIEFKLGDVQAVPYPDAAFDFVWGEDAWCYVADKDRLVGEADRLLKKGGVVAFTDWVEGPAGLTEAEALRFNSFMKFPAMESIPGYRTLLEKHGFAVKESVEIPFAKYVDLYLAMLTEQLTFDALRILGGDIAVFQGLGVEMSDMQANVHAGKIARGRFIGVRK
- a CDS encoding PilZ domain-containing protein — protein: MANAMIEGRRTLRLYEPISLAVRGEQGKGDRFEFETVARDISGGGLCAVAPRILSTGDRLRFSIQFARAGTRPFHAPTVITRGVVIRVQELSDGTYLFAAAFTMRGIM